The Terriglobia bacterium genome segment AGCTAAGTCAGTTCCTCTGAATATCTCTCACCTTAGACCAGCCATGGGCCCGTTGTCATAGCCGTCCTGCTCTCGACGGATCGCATGCCAGGTTCGTAAAGGTCAGATGGCGGTAAGTGCATTTCACTGTCTGTCGCGGTTCTCAACTGAAAGGAACTCCAATGAAGAAGATATTTGTCGGCAACTTTTCGTTCAATACGACAGAGGCTGAGCTGCGCTCGCTGTTCGAACCTCATGGACACGTGGACAGCGCGACCCTTGTTACGGATCGGGATACCGGTCGCTCTCGAGGATTCGCGTTCATAGAAATGGGGAATAATGCCGAAGCCGACGCCGCAATGACGGCGTTGAATGGCGCCGATTTCGGCGGACGTCCTCTGACGGTGAACGAAGCGCGCCCAAAGGCTGAGCGCAGTTCTCATGGAAATCGTGAAGGGCGTCGCGACCACCCGCGTCGCGATCGCGGGTCCCGCTGGTAATGGTCTGAAACTGTACGTGGTCAATTGATCTTCACGGAGGATGGATGCCAGCAGGCCGGTCAACGTTTACGAAGCGCCAGAAAGAACAAAATCGGCAGCAAAAGCGCCAGGAGAAGGCTGATCGTAAGAAACAGCGAGCACTCGACAAGACGAGTTCCGGTCCGGAGATCGATTGGGAGGGTGCAGCGAAGCAATTGAATATAGAGCAAGTGGATACCGAAGGCGATCGGATCGAATGAGGCACCCAAATTGTGAATGTGGTCATGAGAAGGAAGACCACCGTGCACCGCGACGTGGTGTCGGCACTTTTGGCGAATGTAGAATTTGCCTTTGTGCCGGGTTTCGCAAATCTCCGCCTCCTGTAGTAGTCAGCACCGACATGGAGGAATACTCGAGCCTTCATACCGGGGCTCCATTGATGGATTGGATCTTGGAGCGACTGGAGCGCAAGAACAGTCCCCAGGGTTTAAAGGTAATCGCGGAAGAACTACGCTGGCTTGGACAGGTCTCCATTACGCACGAAAAACTGGTGCAAGCAGTTTCGCTGGAGATGAAGAAACCCAGGCCTAGAATCGAACCGATAGCTGAGGGAGTGTATTGGATCGCCGGTAAATCCACACCGCCAGGGTGGTCCTTGTTCGCGGATCGTAGAATGCTCCCTTGCTTCTATCGCGAATATCCGCCCGACATCTCATGGGACCAGATAGACCAACCAGAGAATATCCTGCCATCGCCGGTCAAGACATCTACCAAACCTTAGCGAAAAGAGCGACTGGAAATTGACTCTTGGGTGCGTGAATTGCTCGAATTGCTGCGAGCCAGTTTGACTTGCCTGAGTTCCTACGAGAGAATAAACAAGTCGCGGTCACACCGCGAGCCTTCAAGTGGGCCTGTGGCGCAGCTGGGAGCGCGCTTCCATGGCATGGAAGAGGTCGTCGGTTCGATCCCGACCAGGTCCACCATCAAATCTTCGCGGCAATCGCCTTCTGGCGGAGAGCTTTCGTCTTCGCCGGTGCTCTTTTCTTGCCAACCTTCTTCTTAGCCGATCCCTTGGGAGTTTCACTCTTTGCCCGGTGGCCTCTTCTTGTTTTTAATCCGCCGCAATGGTTTTGCCCCGACGGTTTCGGTTGACTTCGTCTGCTTCCTTCCTGTCAAAGCACAAAGTGACGTTAGCTATTTTGTCATTATGAGTCTCGGATGGGAGTTCAAATGAGGTAAGCTTAGGGATGTCCCGTTCGAGATGGGAGGTGGTGAGTTTGGCGGAAGTTCGACTGCAAGACGGTGAATCGATAGAGAACGCCCTGCGTCGGTTCAAGCGCAAAGTTCAGGCGGAAGACATCATTAAGGAAGTGAAACGTCACTCCTACTACCTGAAGCCGGGCGACAAGCTGCGATTGAAACAATCTTTGGCGCGTAAACGTGCCCGGAAGAAGATTCGCAAAGAAAACGATTAAGCCGAACAGTCTAGGCCGCTGCCAACCTGCAGCGGCCTTTTCAATCCAGTTATCCAGGCCATCTAGAGCAAGCAAGTTTTCGGTAGCACTTTTCGTTACGGGCCACAAGGCAGTCGTGAATCGCGTGCCACCCGAAACCCATGAACTGGACCCTTCATAAAGCTTTCCGTCGATCTTCTGGCAGATAGCCGTGAGATTGTCCGGCTACACCGACAACTCTGGTCGATGAAGCCGGACCCGTGCTGTGACGAGAATCAGTTCGGCCCCTAGTGAAGTGTTCCAACCCCAGTATCTGCGACAAAATGGTCCCCAGAACGCGTGTGGGATTGCCACGTAACTCTTCCTTCTGAATGACCGGGAAATGAATACCGGATGCAGCCTCTTAACGAAGCTGCACCAGGTATGGGCTACATCGAAATGCTGATCGAAATTCCAACGCCCGGATGCCTCTGGTTGTAGAGGTAGTAGCCGTTATCGACGTAGGTGACATAAACCTCGTCGGTGTCATACCAATCATTCGCCCAGGATTCAGGCCACGGATCTACCATGCTGAGCCAGTAGCCACGGTATTGAAATCGCGGGCGTCCATCCACGACCAGGAATGGACGACCGTAAATGCGAAATCCATGGTCCGGCCCAAAGTATCCGCGGTAGCGAGCGTCTGGAATTCGATAGCCGTGGTAGCCACCACGCTGTTGCCAGGTGCGGTGGTCTGAATCCCAGCTATGAGCGCGATGATTTTGCCAGGCACTCTGCTGGAATCTCCGCTGTTGCTGTGCCGATTGTGGGTGACGTATTCTTTGAGCGGACGGCTTCGGTTGCTGAGCGTGCTGTTGCCTGTTCTGACTTTGGCCCTGTTGCTGTTGAGCGTTTTGCTGCTGGGCATGCTGCTTTCCTGGTTTGGCTTGCTCGTGCTTGCCCTGTTCTTTTCCCTTACCGTCCTGCTTGTCGTCGTGCCCCTGCTGTGCATACCCGGAAGAAAACATACCGAGAATGACAGACAGAATAGCGACGCTGGTGATTCTGACCTTTTTCATTTGTATGCCTGTGTTCTGCCAGTTGGCAGACTTGCTCTACTGCAAACTCCCTGTGGTTGCATTCGTTGGACTGCCAATAGCTTCACCGGACACGAGAAGTTCCACTCTGCGGTTTCGCTGACGGCCGGCTGAGTTAGCGTTGGTAGCAACCGGCGAACTGTTGCCGTAACCTATTGTGCTGACCGAAGTCATTGGAACGCCTTGTTCGACGAGGTAATCACGAACGGATCCAGCACGATTTTCGGAAAGGGTCTGGTTCATCGCATCGCCGCCGACATTGTCCGTGTAGCCGCCGACTTCAATATTGAGCCCCGGATAGGCCAGCAGAATGCCGGCGACTTTCGCCAGCT includes the following:
- a CDS encoding RNA-binding protein — protein: MKKIFVGNFSFNTTEAELRSLFEPHGHVDSATLVTDRDTGRSRGFAFIEMGNNAEADAAMTALNGADFGGRPLTVNEARPKAERSSHGNREGRRDHPRRDRGSRW
- the rpsU gene encoding 30S ribosomal protein S21, with translation MAEVRLQDGESIENALRRFKRKVQAEDIIKEVKRHSYYLKPGDKLRLKQSLARKRARKKIRKEND